One Gimesia sp. genomic window carries:
- the phnW gene encoding 2-aminoethylphosphonate--pyruvate transaminase, producing the protein MDADIPYLLLTPGPLTTTRTVREAMLADYSTWDVDYNQRVVEIRERLVQLATTGPGYTSVLMQGSGTFAVEATIGSVIPPDGKLLLISNGAYGDRIGQIADCLKIPRVTLSCPETESPDLDQIRQTLANDASITHVALVHCETTTGMLNPAREVGQIVADAGRDYILDAMSSFGGIPLTMEEFHIDYLISSANKCIQGVPGFGFVIARQQKLEQTKGYARSLSLDLYDQWNEMEQKGGKWRYTSPTHVVNAFLQALNELDAEGGVTARHVRFVENQTRLVREMEQRGLRTLLPRELQSPIITSFYYPEFDGFSFNHFYDELKRRRYVIYPGKISQAETFRIGNIGHVFPEDMEQLVAQIELVLAEMQVTSGQITSG; encoded by the coding sequence ATGGATGCTGATATTCCTTACTTACTGTTGACTCCCGGTCCCCTGACGACAACCAGAACCGTCCGTGAAGCGATGCTGGCCGACTACTCAACGTGGGATGTGGACTACAATCAGCGCGTGGTGGAAATCCGCGAACGACTCGTGCAACTGGCGACAACCGGCCCCGGATATACGTCGGTTCTGATGCAGGGGAGCGGAACGTTTGCCGTCGAAGCGACCATCGGCTCGGTTATTCCCCCCGATGGGAAACTGCTGCTGATTTCCAACGGTGCCTACGGCGATCGCATTGGCCAGATCGCCGACTGCCTGAAGATCCCACGCGTCACACTTTCCTGCCCGGAAACCGAGAGCCCCGATCTGGATCAGATCCGCCAGACCCTGGCCAACGACGCCTCAATCACGCATGTGGCTCTGGTGCACTGTGAAACGACTACCGGCATGCTGAACCCGGCCCGGGAAGTGGGTCAGATCGTCGCGGACGCAGGTCGCGATTATATCCTGGATGCGATGTCCTCCTTCGGCGGCATCCCGCTGACGATGGAAGAGTTTCACATCGACTACCTGATTTCGTCCGCCAATAAATGTATTCAGGGAGTCCCCGGATTCGGATTCGTGATTGCCCGTCAGCAGAAGCTGGAACAGACGAAAGGCTATGCCCGCTCGCTGAGCCTGGATCTGTATGATCAATGGAACGAAATGGAACAGAAGGGGGGCAAATGGCGCTATACTTCCCCGACGCATGTGGTGAATGCGTTTCTGCAGGCATTGAACGAGCTGGACGCTGAGGGGGGCGTCACCGCCCGGCATGTCCGCTTCGTCGAAAACCAGACGAGGCTCGTCCGGGAAATGGAACAGCGGGGACTGCGCACCCTGCTGCCCCGGGAGTTGCAGTCACCCATCATCACTTCTTTCTACTATCCTGAATTCGACGGCTTCTCCTTTAACCACTTCTATGATGAACTCAAACGCCGCCGGTATGTAATTTATCCCGGTAAAATCAGTCAGGCTGAGACGTTCCGCATCGGTAACATCGGCCATGTTTTCCCCGAGGACATGGAGCAACTGGTCGCTCAGATCGAACTGGTCCTGGCTGAAATGCAGGTTACATCTGGACAGATCACATCAGGTTAA
- a CDS encoding zinc-binding dehydrogenase, producing MSDPCVSIILTGDTPALQRTEVKQPRLQPGEVLVEILCCTICGSDLHTYEGTRSTPCPTILGHEMVGRVVDLHPEHHTVDFLNRPVNIGDRITWSVAVACQKCEYCRRGLTQKCTSLFKYGHQKLTDENYLSGGLASHCHLVKGTTIFKVPASLPDQIASPANCATATVMAAFRLAGEIKNRSVLILGAGMLGITATAVAKSRGAASVIVSDINPQRVQRGLEFGASHSILVKKDQPLHSEVHHLTQGRGVDFVFDMTGVPDVIESGLEALDIGGTMILVGSVYPARPLQVSAEQVVRRLLKIEGIHNYIDLDLANALNFLERYQHTYPFQKLCDQSYSLEEVTQAFEATGEHHSYRVAVLPQKKS from the coding sequence ATGAGCGATCCCTGCGTCTCGATCATCCTGACAGGTGACACACCTGCCTTGCAGCGTACTGAAGTCAAACAACCCCGGCTCCAGCCTGGCGAAGTCCTGGTTGAGATCTTGTGCTGTACGATCTGCGGCAGTGATCTGCATACCTACGAAGGTACGCGTTCCACTCCCTGCCCGACGATCCTGGGACATGAAATGGTCGGACGCGTTGTCGATCTGCATCCGGAACATCATACCGTCGATTTTCTCAATCGGCCGGTCAACATAGGAGATCGCATCACCTGGTCGGTGGCGGTCGCTTGTCAGAAATGTGAGTACTGCCGCCGGGGATTGACCCAGAAATGCACGAGCCTGTTCAAGTACGGTCACCAGAAACTGACTGACGAGAACTACCTCAGTGGCGGCCTGGCCAGTCATTGTCACCTGGTCAAAGGGACCACGATCTTCAAAGTCCCCGCGTCACTCCCCGATCAGATTGCGAGCCCCGCCAACTGTGCCACTGCGACCGTCATGGCCGCCTTTCGGCTGGCGGGTGAGATCAAAAATCGGAGCGTTCTGATTCTGGGAGCGGGTATGCTGGGTATTACGGCAACCGCCGTGGCGAAGTCCAGAGGTGCTGCTTCTGTCATCGTCAGCGACATCAACCCGCAACGGGTGCAGCGCGGACTGGAATTCGGTGCCAGCCATTCGATCCTGGTCAAAAAAGATCAACCGCTGCACTCAGAAGTTCATCATCTGACCCAGGGGCGGGGCGTGGACTTCGTCTTCGACATGACCGGTGTTCCCGATGTGATCGAAAGCGGTCTGGAAGCACTGGACATCGGCGGAACGATGATTCTGGTCGGCTCGGTCTATCCGGCCCGTCCGCTGCAAGTCTCCGCGGAACAGGTTGTCCGCAGGCTGCTGAAGATCGAAGGCATTCATAATTATATCGATCTCGATCTGGCGAATGCCCTGAATTTCCTCGAACGTTACCAGCACACATATCCGTTTCAGAAACTCTGCGATCAGAGCTATTCGCTGGAAGAAGTCACACAGGCGTTCGAAGCTACCGGCGAGCATCACTCTTACCGGGTTGCGGTTCTGCCACAAAAAAAATCCTGA
- the obgE gene encoding GTPase ObgE — protein MFVDRVDIYCKAGDGGDGCASFRREAHVPRGGPNGGDGGKGGDVVVLADENVNSLANIIGHKHWNAQRGGHGQGSLKTGRNGEDIVIMVPPGTLVLDTKRGHLLRDMKETGDRVVVAKGGKGGRGNRHFATATHQTPREFEKGGLGEQRDISLELKLIADVGLVGKPNAGKSTLLSRLSKAHPEIADYPFTTKYPNLGLVRVGFDHQFVMADIPGLIEGAHAGIGLGHEFLRHVERTRVLVHLVEPAPMDQTDPIENYRQIREEMRLYDATLMDRPEIVVVTKCELPDAEAVTELLSEELGQPVMQISSATGESLDQLVRKIVNTLQDLEDEV, from the coding sequence ATGTTTGTTGATCGCGTTGACATTTATTGTAAAGCCGGAGACGGCGGAGATGGTTGTGCCAGTTTCCGGAGAGAGGCCCACGTTCCGCGGGGCGGCCCGAATGGTGGCGATGGTGGCAAGGGGGGCGATGTCGTCGTGCTGGCGGATGAAAACGTCAACAGCCTGGCGAATATCATTGGTCACAAGCACTGGAACGCCCAGCGGGGCGGTCATGGTCAGGGGAGTCTGAAAACCGGACGCAACGGGGAAGACATTGTGATCATGGTTCCCCCCGGGACACTGGTGCTCGACACCAAACGCGGGCACCTGCTGCGAGATATGAAAGAGACCGGCGACCGGGTGGTTGTCGCTAAAGGTGGCAAAGGTGGGCGTGGTAATCGGCATTTTGCCACCGCCACACATCAGACACCCCGTGAATTCGAGAAGGGGGGACTGGGAGAACAACGCGATATTTCCCTCGAATTAAAGCTGATCGCCGATGTCGGGCTGGTCGGGAAACCGAATGCCGGGAAATCGACGCTGCTCAGCCGACTTTCCAAGGCGCATCCGGAAATCGCCGACTATCCGTTTACGACCAAATACCCGAATCTGGGTCTGGTGCGGGTCGGCTTCGATCATCAGTTCGTGATGGCCGACATTCCCGGGCTGATCGAAGGTGCCCACGCGGGGATCGGGCTGGGACACGAATTCCTGCGACACGTGGAGCGGACCCGGGTGCTGGTGCACCTGGTCGAACCGGCTCCCATGGATCAGACCGATCCGATCGAGAATTACCGACAGATTCGGGAAGAAATGCGGCTCTATGATGCGACGCTGATGGATCGTCCGGAAATCGTGGTCGTCACCAAATGTGAACTCCCCGATGCGGAAGCGGTCACCGAGCTGCTGTCTGAAGAACTGGGGCAGCCGGTGATGCAGATCTCCTCTGCCACAGGAGAGAGCCTGGATCAGCTGGTCAGAAAGATCGTCAATACACTTCAGGACCTGGAAGACGAGGTTTAG
- a CDS encoding KpsF/GutQ family sugar-phosphate isomerase — MSSLPARSVIEFSQFDQLRDAREIIFSEAAALRQMGSALGTELCDAVDLILSRPGAVIMTGMGKAGLIAQKICATLSSTGTRSHFLHPAEAIHGDLGCLHQDDTVLALSNSGETEELRRLLPIIQKMDLPIIGITARETSTLGRASRVVLCLGDLKEAGPHQLAPSTTTTAMLAMGDALSLVISKARGFTPLQFATFHPGGSLGRQLTQINEVMRPRAEVRVTQESTSIRDAFVRLSSPGRRSGAVIIVDESDRVTGIFTDSDLARLLEERRDAQLDRPIREVMTLKPTTIQADASLQAAVDLLKARKLSELPVVDRQNQLAGLIDITDVIGWQPEAASVDRQAG, encoded by the coding sequence ATGAGTTCCCTGCCTGCAAGGTCGGTGATTGAGTTTTCCCAGTTTGATCAGTTACGAGATGCGCGCGAAATTATTTTCAGCGAAGCTGCGGCATTGCGCCAGATGGGCAGCGCGCTGGGTACCGAACTCTGTGATGCCGTCGATCTGATCCTCTCCCGACCGGGAGCAGTCATCATGACCGGCATGGGCAAAGCAGGACTGATCGCACAGAAAATCTGTGCCACCCTCTCTTCGACGGGAACCCGTTCCCACTTTCTACATCCCGCGGAAGCGATTCACGGCGACCTCGGTTGCCTGCACCAGGACGACACCGTACTGGCGTTGTCCAACAGTGGAGAGACGGAAGAACTCCGTCGCCTCCTGCCGATCATTCAGAAAATGGATCTCCCCATCATTGGAATTACTGCCCGCGAGACCAGCACCCTCGGTCGTGCTTCCCGGGTCGTGCTCTGCCTGGGCGATCTCAAAGAGGCGGGCCCGCATCAGCTGGCGCCCTCCACCACCACCACCGCGATGCTGGCGATGGGCGATGCCCTCTCACTGGTCATCAGCAAGGCCCGCGGTTTTACGCCGCTACAGTTTGCCACCTTTCATCCCGGCGGCAGCCTGGGCAGACAACTGACACAAATCAACGAAGTGATGCGTCCCCGCGCCGAAGTGCGGGTGACACAGGAATCAACGTCCATTCGCGATGCCTTCGTCCGACTGAGTTCTCCCGGCCGCCGGAGCGGCGCCGTGATCATCGTCGATGAATCCGATCGCGTTACCGGCATCTTCACAGACAGTGACCTGGCCCGTCTGCTGGAAGAGCGACGCGATGCTCAGCTCGACCGTCCCATCCGCGAAGTGATGACGCTTAAGCCCACAACCATTCAGGCCGATGCTTCACTGCAGGCCGCCGTCGATCTCCTCAAGGCACGCAAGCTGAGCGAGCTGCCTGTGGTCGATCGTCAGAACCAGCTGGCCGGTCTGATTGACATTACCGATGTCATCGGCTGGCAACCCGAAGCCGCCTCGGTTGATCGCCAGGCGGGATAA